A DNA window from Candidatus Eisenbacteria bacterium contains the following coding sequences:
- a CDS encoding acyl-CoA dehydrogenase family protein, with protein sequence MDFSFSPEDLAFRDEALRWLDANLPEEWRRDHCWTRVEDPMWIEVARAWQRKLSEGGWAAISWPKSEGGRGATVVERWFFDFALDEIGAPRPPAQSYVDLIGPAMLQHGTEAQRRRFLPKMVNGEELWCQGFSEPGAGSDLAGLRTRAERRGDEYVVNGQKVWTSHADIADWCFLLCRTEPDAPKHKGISLLLVDMKTPGISVRPLRQMTDDAEFCEVFFEDVRVPAANLLGAPGSGWNTAMGIVQHERGPMWTFVFQRKIRRSLTQLLQLAKEHPATRAKLRDPAVRQRLAQAHIEVEILRLSGYRSLTNLLRLGHPGNESSMEKVLGSETDQRLQDLAMSLFGPYGALRDGDLALGAGTIPRQFLYARSETIMGGTSEIQRNVIAQRILGLPR encoded by the coding sequence ATGGACTTCTCGTTCTCGCCCGAAGACCTCGCCTTCCGCGACGAGGCGCTGCGCTGGCTCGACGCGAACCTGCCCGAGGAATGGCGTCGCGACCACTGCTGGACGCGGGTCGAGGATCCCATGTGGATCGAGGTCGCGCGCGCCTGGCAGCGCAAGCTCTCCGAGGGCGGCTGGGCCGCGATCTCGTGGCCCAAGTCCGAGGGCGGGCGAGGTGCGACGGTGGTCGAGCGCTGGTTCTTCGACTTCGCGCTCGACGAGATCGGCGCGCCGCGCCCGCCGGCGCAGTCCTACGTCGACCTGATCGGTCCCGCGATGCTCCAGCACGGGACCGAGGCCCAGCGCCGGCGCTTCCTTCCCAAGATGGTGAACGGCGAGGAGCTCTGGTGCCAGGGATTCTCCGAGCCGGGCGCCGGGTCCGACCTCGCGGGGCTTCGCACGCGCGCCGAACGGCGCGGCGACGAGTACGTCGTGAACGGCCAGAAGGTCTGGACGAGCCACGCCGACATCGCGGACTGGTGCTTCCTGCTCTGCCGCACCGAGCCCGACGCCCCGAAGCACAAGGGGATCAGCCTGCTCCTCGTCGACATGAAGACGCCGGGCATCAGCGTCCGCCCGCTGCGTCAGATGACGGACGACGCCGAGTTCTGCGAGGTGTTCTTCGAGGACGTCCGCGTGCCGGCGGCCAACCTCCTCGGGGCGCCCGGCAGTGGATGGAACACCGCCATGGGCATCGTGCAGCACGAGCGCGGTCCCATGTGGACCTTCGTCTTCCAGCGCAAGATCCGCCGCAGCCTGACGCAGCTCCTCCAGCTCGCCAAGGAGCACCCGGCGACGCGCGCGAAGCTGCGCGATCCCGCCGTCCGCCAGCGCCTGGCGCAGGCCCACATCGAGGTGGAGATCCTGCGGCTCTCGGGCTACCGCAGCCTCACGAACCTGCTGCGCCTGGGGCACCCGGGCAACGAGAGCTCGATGGAGAAGGTGCTGGGCAGCGAGACCGATCAGCGCCTGCAGGACCTCGCCATGTCGCTCTTCGGCCCGTACGGCGCGCTCCGCGACGGCGATCTCGCGCTCGGGGCCGGCACGATTCCACGGCAGTTCCTCTACGCACGCTCGGAGACGATCATGGGCGGCACCTCCGAGATCCAGCGCAACGTCATCGCGCAGCGCATCCTCGGCCTGCCGCGCTGA